GAGACTCTTCGAGGGggataacccccccccccatttattCTTGTTGGCCATAATCCTCTTGCCACACTTGCTGTTTTACGTTGCTTGGAGTCCAACTTCATAAATACATTGACTTCATAGCAGATGGATGTGGATATGGTGCCTGGAGTTGGTTAAGAGTCAATTACTTCACTTACAAGGCTATCTTATTAGATATGCCAAACCAGCTCCTACTCCAGCAACACCTGCAAAAGCCAGCAGCACATTTCTGATGCCGCCTTCTAGGTCCTCTACGTGGAAGAACTCCACAAACCCATcctagaaaacaaaagagaaaagcacattTTCAAGTATGGGGGTTTCCACTTACTAAAAGATAAACTGAAATACCTAAGGCCCACCTCTATGCAAGGATGAACCAAGGACTAAACCCCAGCTGCAAAAGACACAAATCCActtaaaatggggggggggggtgctgggtaggTGTTGAGGAATGTCTTTTACTACTATCCCTGGGTGATTTTTACTGCTTCATAATATTCTTGAATCCACTGCTGTGAAAAGGATCCAGCTGAATTACAATAAGCAAAAGACTCTACCAAAAGCAAAAAATTCAACAACCAGTGAAAACAGCCTACAGGAAACCAGGATTTGATGAAACAAATCAAGACAGTCACACCACTATCTCTATGGATTCACTACTTTCATGAATATCAAGCAAACGAAGGTCCATTTTAGAACTTGAAAATTGAGTTGTGCATCATAAAAACCTTTAGCTATCCCCAGTTTCTCTATAAAATCCTCCATTCTATTTTCACTCCAAAGTCCCTCTTTGACCTCAAAACAAACTTACCCAGCCTCTTTGTTTGACTAGCCAGTCTCGTTTTGTCCTTACGAGAACATCTGTGATGCTTTCTGCTAATGGTTCAATGCAGCTTTCCTGGTTTATACTCTTCAAGTGTTTAGCCACAAAGGCACCAAAAGAAATGAGAGTCACAATCCTGCCCCAGTTTGTTACTCCGTCACTAAAAACATGAACCATCACTCGAGACAAAGATTTGACGTCGTCTTCATTTTTGATGTCCAGTTTCCGAAGCATAcctgagaggaagaaaagcatGCGGGTTCTCACGGCCTCCTTTGTCTAAGAGCACGATTCGCCGGCCCACCCACGGCGGGGGAAATCGCTATTGGGCTCTGTAGAACTCAGGCCGACCCCACTTGAAAATTGACATCCCACCCTTTCCGGCCTTTGAACAGCGCTATTTCCAAAAGAATCGAGTGGGCGGAAACAATGACTCATGGCCAGAATATTCTGGTTTCAGAAATAGGATGAGAGTCGTTTCAACACTGACCCGTTTCGGTTTCCACCCACACTGAGTAGACTGAGAGATGACAAAAGACAGTGCAGCCTCCGTCACTACCCCCTTACCTTGGAAGGCCGTCTCGTGGTTACGCTGCACACCGTCCCCGACCCGCCGAAGGGTCTCTAACGCCTTCCGGCTGGCGGCCGCAGACCCGCCCATTGGCTTCGCGTCCTTGGCGCCAGTCGCCTGTTCCCTAAGGTACCGAGAGATAATCTCCAGCGACTGCCGGTACAactcgtcctcctcctcctcttctgttgGGGGCGGCGTGGAGGGCAGTGAGCCACCCGTAACGGAGCCATTATTGGCCTCCCCGACCAACTCCAGCAAGGGCAGGACAGCCGGCCGCTTCCCGAGAGGCTCCGGCTCGTACCCGTCCAGCTCCTCTTCGGGCGACATTATGGCGTCGGCGGCCGGGGCTTCCATTTCTTCAGGCAGCGCTGCGCGGCGGGCAGGCGCGAACAGCCGCCTCACGGGGGTGGCGGTGACGCTGGGGCCCTCGGCGCCAATGGGCGAGGGCCGCGCGACCCTCCGCGGGTCGGGCGCGAGTGTGGCCGGGGGGCTCACGCCGGTGCTTCCGCCAATCACCGCTCccgcttcccctccccctgcctctcgcCGCGCCGTGGCCTCCTTCCCCGCGGCCAGATGCCGCTCTCCCGGAGGGGAGGCggtgccgccgccgccgccgctgccagCCCCTAACCTGGCCCCCCCACAGTAGAGGTTAAGTCCAATTACTGCGTTTCTTTTGAAGCCAAACATTTCAAGCCTAAGTCTCCGTCGTCTGGCTGAGAAAAAAGGGGTAGGCGGCGACCGACTCCTTACTTGAAGGAAGCGGAAGTAAGGAGTGAGAGAGGCGCTCCCACCGCACGGTTTTAGGGCCGGTGTTACGTTGTAGGCGTCGAGAGCCTTCCCCTTACAACGAAAAAGGGGCGGAAGCTTCTGGAGAGTTGCTTACCCATTGACCGGACGGTTGCGAGGGGCGGGGCCCAGGGCGGAGCCCCTCGCGGCCGGTTACGTAAGGGCGGCCTCTGCGTGCGTGCTCGGGGTGTCAGTCTTCCGGTGTGCGTGCCGGACCTACTCAGGTGGCTGGCTTCCCCGAGCTGTGACGTGCGagcccctgtgctgtgcttttaaGCTGGAGGCTTTTCCCATACCAAAGACTTAACCGGGGAATCCCTCAGCCTGGGGACAGGGGATGAGGCACTTCTGCCTCGGATGGGGCGCGACAGTCTTAGATAGCGGTCGTAAATGAGGGCGCTGTGGGGCACCCGTAGTTATTTTACCTATTGGCAGCTCTACTCTCATTCTAACAATGTTTGGAAATGGGAAAGCTCCACGGACTGCTTTATAGAGTCGTGTTTTATTAGAGACGTTGACTAAATGAAATTGTCTGCTCCAGCTAAATTTTATACCTGTCTGCTTACTAGCTTTTGTCTATTCCCCACCCTACGCCAGAGTATCTGGTGTTATTTACATATAAACCGTACTCTATTGGCACCACTTGAGTCTCTtgacgcttttttttttttttttttttggtattggtAATAAGGTATGTCTGACTCTAGGGGTAAACCTCTTGAGGACAAGCAAGAGTCCAATTATATGCCATATATATGAGTTAACATTAATTGAAGCAATCTCTTTTCGTCAAAacatctgtaaaaataataatagctaaaatgCGAGAGCAAGGAATCCACTGATTGGATACCTTGCACTGACTGGctggtgccagggcagggggggtCACTAGTCAATGCAGCTGGTACTGAGGTCAgtcccttgtctggttttgctgcttttctgggcctggagctcaaACATAACTGATGCCTAGACtatttgatgtgggtcagaacctcattgtccctgggggcttaatgcttaagggctatTCTTTGGCCCCTTGTTTGTTCCCCTTCTAAGAGAGTCTAGCCCCCATGACAAGCAacatgggaggggaggagaggtcaggggagggtctgagcTGCATGACCAGCAATGGGAAAGGTCACTCAAAACCGGTATGACCAGCGATATGCTAGGAGAGGAAAGGTTACCCTAGGGGACAAGGtccttgttttctcagttttgcctGTGGCTAGGCACCCTGGGCTTTCTGCCCtagtgaccttctgtacctggcctatGGTTCTTGCTCTGCTCCTAACTGCCTACCACAAAAgcctcaaaaataaagaaataaaattaggatGCTATTGCAATATGATAGGCAAGAATTAATGGTGACCTGTACTTGGGTGGTGGTAgaggaaatggaaacaataacATGGAGAGATACTGTGGAGGCAGGGTCTATAGGGCTTGATGACTAAAAGGAGGACAAGAACAGAGTGTGACATTATCATAAAATAGACATCCATATTAATTATTCAACTCTTTTATTCCTCAACCTGGTAGAGcagaggttgtgtgtgtgtgggggggaggggttggggttTCTTAAGTCTCTATATATAATTCCCGTTTTGGGAGGCTTTCCACTCTGCTGATAGAAAATTCTAGAATTAATGGGGCACACCATTCTCTTCCTCTGAGGCTAATCTTTTGCCTTTAAGCTTTTTTCTAAGGCCTCTTCATACTCTACTCTTTCTTTTGTCCCCCacatatcaaaattttatttacctcaataatgaaaaaattaacagGATGACAAAGCTTGTTCAGTGAAGATATGAGAAATTGGTACTTACGTAGTCAATAGGGAAAGAAATGCTGAAGAAGGATGCTAAGTTAGGTACAAAAGCAGTTAATGTCCTATAGGGCAATAAAGTATAACTTTTGGGGTTATCTTCTTTAGTAGACTAGAAAAAAATCACTCCATCTTATTAGTTCTACACATTACCCTCTAACTTTTAAGGGCTGTAAAACTGCTGGGTGctcatcaaataaaaattatagctcCAAGATAATCTTGTGACCCTTAGGCTGACTTGACTTTAAAATGCTCTAGCATGACATTAAAAGATCACATAGTCATCATTTTGCCTTGTTTCTAAATGCACCTAAACAACTCCCACCCCTCTGTGACCACAAATAATCTCtaaagattattctttttttaaatgattttttaaatttatttttagagagaggggaagggagggagaaagagagagaaactttgatcagttgcttctcacacatttGCAACCAGGGacggcctgtaacccaggcatatgccctgactgggaattgaatcagctactttttggtttgcaggatgatgtccagtccactgagtcacaccagtcagggctaaagatTATTCTTGATGACACACTAAAAAGGTTGATTTCATGTTGTGTCAAAATCATTAATTGAACTTCTTGACCATTTCCTATACTTCTTACTGCATCCCATATTCTTTCATACGGTGCCTCCAGCATCAGTATCTTCCTACTCTACAATCACAACACCATAATTATCATCTCTGCCTACAAGATCATAATTTCAGGCCCTAATTTTCATAAGTAACACTTGTATATAACTAGGGTTCAGTAGCCTCTCAGCTGGTGTGACAGACATTGCTAACTGCCTTATCCAGTAttcattcttcttcctttctgacagAACCCAGAATTGGCATGGTAGTTCCATAATGAGCAGGAACTCATATTCCTTCCATTAAGTGGTTCTGCTATCCTCATACATGGTCCAAAATGGCTAACTTCACCCATGTTATCTGTGTTCCaatgagaggaaggagaaaagggaagacaaaggaTACCTAACTTCCTCCAATGACACTTCCCATAAGTTGCACACCACTTTTGTTAATATCCTGCTAGCTAGAAATTAGTTACATGGTctcctagctgcaagggaggctacAAAATACAGTCTTTATTATGAGTGTCTGTGTGCCCAGCTAAAAATTGCAGACTCTCTTACTGAAGAAGGAAGCACAACCAAAAATCTCTACCACTATGAGCAAAACTATatggagaaaattataaaactattgaaatacattaaagaaaaccCAAAGAGACATAAACCATGTTCACATATAGAAAGACTCAGAATTGTAAAAATGTCAGTTCTCCTTCAAACTGATGTTATAGATTGAATACAGTTCCAGATAAAGAACTGGATAAGCTGAAATTCTAAAACATACATCAAAGAACAAAAGCCCAAGCCTAATTGAAACACtcttgaaagagaaagaagaagaagaaaataaaaaagaacaacaatgaAGGTATTAGCCATGCTGAACATTATGACTTAAAAgcctatagaaaaaaaaagacattgtgaTATTAGCAGGGATAGAAAAATGGATCAATATAACAGCATAGAGAGCCCACGAATAGACTTATATGTATCTGACAACTTGATAACAAAAACTGCATTGCAGACTGGTAGGGAAAGATGGATTGCTCAATAATACATGGAGCTAggataaatgaatatttatatgaaaaaataaaactggatctCTATaccacatataaaaaataaattccagatggattaaaaCTTAAAGACTACATTAGGAGAATATTTTATGAACTCAGGGTAGGAAAGAGTTATTAAACAGCATATGAAAAGCAGCAACCATACAGGAAAAAAATCGACAATGTCatgacatgaaaatgaaaacaacatgtTTGGTACCAAAATTAGACTTATGAGCAAAATACATAAGCACAGAGGAGGGAACAATGAACTCTGCCTCAGGAGAAAGTAATTTTGAGGTGGGCTTAAACTGTGtttgggtgttcaccagggcaaaACATTCTAAGCAGAGAGAAGAGCATATGGAAAAGTACGGGGCCAAAATAGTATGGTGTATTCAAGGAAACACCGGTGGGAAAATACACAGTAGAGAGGGGCTGTATGACACCACAGGCTTTCAAATCAAATCAACCCAGCCCTACCACTTACCAATTCAGTGACTTTGGGCATATTATTTAGTTTCTGAGTATGTTTGCTGACCTGAAGAGTGAGAGTATTCCTACCTCATGAAGTTGTAAGGATCTAAGACAGCAGTTTTCTAAGTAGGGTACAAAGACTCCTAGAGTCCCCAAAACCTTTTTTGGGAGGTCCATGAGGTCAAAAGTATTTTCACAATACTAgatgttatttgcctttttcactgaTCATGCAAAAGCAATGGAAATACAACTGCTGATACCTTAGCATATATCAAGGCAATGGCACCAAACTGTACTAGTAGTCATTGTATTCTTTACTGCCACACActtgcaattttaaaaagagccagtttcacttaagaatgaccttgatgaagcagtaaaaattgttaattttattaaacctCAATTCTCGAGTGCATGGCTTTTAATATTCTGTTTGACAAAATGATAAGTGCACATGAAGTACTTTTGCTTTATATCGAAGTATGACTGTTGTCTCCAGGAAAAGCATTTGTGCAAGTATTTGAATTGTAAGCTGAAtttgctacattttaaaaaaatgaaccacTATTTTAACTTGACAGAATGACCAACAGTCAAAGTATGGTTATTTAGATGTATTTGGCATTTtctcagaaataaacaaagtggGCCTGTCACTTAAAGAAAACAACTTATAGtatttgttgccaatgataaCATTTGAGATTtcaagtaaaaattatatttttggaaaacttgtatTTATTAGTGAGCTGGCAGCTTCTCAACACTGAAAGCTTTTGCTAATGGGATTGGTTGTGATTTGAATGAATGCAATTGTTTTTTATACTGGATAATGGGATATATTAACATTTGGAATATCTGTGTTACTGAGTgaaccaatattttccaaatgaccaatgTGTGATATTTCAAGATCATGCTTGGGTAGAAGATTCAATCAGATTGCAAGACAGACCAATGGGTTTTCCTGTAACAATACAGACAGTTCACTGACATGGTTTTAAATACCACATTCAATTACCCTTGAAAAAACTACCACTTGTCATGGTTTGGTGTGTTATCAAAGAATATCCAAAATTATCTGGAAAAGGGCATTAAAACATCActtcttttttcaattatttatctGTATGAGGACAGATTTTTTCCAATTACTTCAGCCAAAACAGATAAAAAGGCATAAACAGATAAGAAAATCAAGCTATTTTAATTAAATCAGGTATTAAGATATTTGCAAAAGTATGAAACAATGATGCTTTtctcactattttttcttttgaaaatgtcatttacatgtttggctggtatgactcagtggattgagtgcccacttGAAAGCCAgaaggtggctggtttgattcttggtcagggcacatgcctaggttgcaggctaggtctccagttgagggcatgcgagaggcagccaactgatgtttctctctcttctctttctccctcccttcccctctttctaaaaataaataaataaattcttttttaaaaaaagaaatatcacttATACTAACCTGCAATTGGTTCACTAGGGTTtttttagagaatttttataaaaatttatttgaaccaaactaatgacatgctggggagcaagatctcaatgatccttattattgttttttgtttttaagattttatttatttttagagagaggggaaaggagggagaaatagagggagagaaacatcaatgtgtggttgcctctcacttggcctccactggagacctggcccacaacccaggcatgtgccctgactgggaatcgaactggcaaccctttagttcacagcccatgctccctattattgtttttaaatgaattaatattttaaaagtgtatcagtttttgccctggctggtgtggttcagtggtttgagcaccagcctgtgaaccaaagggtcactggtgtgattcccagtccgggcacatgcctgggttgcaggccaggtccccaacaacaGGCACAacagagtcaaccacacattgatatttctctccctctctttctcccaccctccccctctctaaaataaatacataaaatctttaaagaaaaaagtttatcagttttaatttctaatttagtAAACATTGGTAGATATAACCCACATAAACACAAACTCTTTGGGgtcctcagtaatttttaagaataCAAAGGGATCCTAAAACCAGAGTTCGAGAACTGCTCACTGGTCTGtgagattatatatacatatcattTATCACAGGATCTGGCAAACAAACAGTAGCTATTAATATGCAAGACAAGAATATTGGGgatgcccaggctggtgtggctcagtggattgagggctggcctgtgaacccaaaggttgctggtttgattcccagtcagggcatatgcttgggttgtggaccaggtctctggttgggagtgtgagagaggcagccaactgatgtttctctccttctctttctccctcccaacaccctctctctctgtaaataaataaaatcttgaaaaaaagagaaaagaatgttgGGGAGAATGATATGTATTGAACCTGAAATGCCTATGAGACTTGTAGGCTGGAAACCTAAGAGgtagttagaaatgcagaattgaGGTTACAGGCATGGTTGGGGATACAAATATTATTTCAGGAGTTATCAAGATTgcagtataaaaaagaaaaaattaatatgtattgTGTGTctattatatgccagacactcTGGTAAATATGCATGGATAGGAGACTCATAACCGATGGCCTCAATTTTCTCTGAAAGGGGGACTATTCCTTTGGGACTTTAACTGCTCTTAACATTCTCACACAGAGAGTTCCTGTCTTTGCTAATGCTCTCTCCTGGTGAAATAGAAAATTCAGTGGAAAAGAATGGAAATTCCTTTCTACTTTACATTAAAATTTAGCTATATTCgcaaagagcacaggctttggtgTCAGATTTGGATTTGAATCTGCTTCTGTCCCCTACTAGCTCAGTGACTCTGGTCAAGTAATTTAACCTCTGgtctgtttccacatctgtaaagtaagtaaaataagataCCTTGcagattatgaaaattaaatgaataatgaGGGTTAAAGGGTAACTGTCGtcattatcatcaccattatATTCCTCCCAACAATTCTGTGAGATAAAGAttatattattatctccatttttacagaaaataaaaattaaacatagatttAGAAACTTTTCTACAGTCAACTTTCAAATGGTGGCTAGCATTTGAATTCAGGTCTCATTTTACAGCCCTTTCTCATCTCAgaatagagagaggaagagaggagaaccATATGAACTCTGAGGAATACCAATATTTAAAGGTAGGCAGGAAGAGAGACATCATCAAAGAAGAATCAGAGAGAAATGCTCTAATGTATTAGTTTGTTAGGACTGCTATAACCGAGTAttacaggctgggtggcttaccCAACAATAactaattttctcacagttctagaggttaGGAGTCCTGAGATCAAGGTATAGGCAGGGTTGTTATTTCTGAAGTTTCGCTCCTTGAGTTGTAGCTGGCTGTCTTATCCTGTCTTTACATGGTCTTTCCTATGTGCACATTTGCGTCCTTATAtgcttttataaggacaccagtgtGGATGAGAcaggggccacacactaaacctgacaagctcaggggaggcctggctggcaggccttagaaactcagagacctaaagtaaccacataggatggtatGAAATTAACTTTGTAGCTAAAAGTgagtcatggcaggtagtcatgtcctaggttagtatctttctttaaaaaaaaaatcattacctgaggatatgtttattgagagagagagagagatatatcAGTTGCCACCTTCTACaagccacctgaccagggatcagGCGTCCAGACTGGGGttcgaatccacaacctaggtatgtgccctgaccaggaatcaaacctgcagtcttTTTGCTGTATGGATGCTTTAACAAAACTGAGCCACTCAGAAAGATACCAGGGCTGGGCTGGTATCtttcttgacaaaggtcaatctttactcTAACTGAGCCTATTGTCTTTTTGTATCTGTGATAACAAAcatttggaatgtcagggtaatttcctttttccatacCCCTCAGGGCACAAATTCCCACCAGAGGAGGAGCCCACACAGcccttcattgttattgttatcatgttaattgttaaatgttaactatcctatactcACCTACATGTATGTGtctattccttttactttttacccAATCCTAGAGATTTCCCCCCTTGATTTCTCCTGCCTgtctaatctatcaccaatgaatttcatgtaacaccccccaccccacgtcTTCCCCTTTGATTCCCCTTTGATGTATAAGATATAGTAGTAAacctgccattttctggagcattttctcaattctttgagattttgcttcccagcaattgccATCAGTTTGcctcaaataaactcatagaaattcttacaggtttggacatttcttacattgacactAGTCATATTGGACTAGGGCCCCCCCATCGTGGCCTCACTTaattttaattacctctttaaagaccctccAATACAGCCACACTCTGAGGACTGTTGAATGAAGACCCACTGGTCTTCAACATGCGCATTTTGGGCAGGACACAATTCAGCCCTGAACACCGTTGTTTTCATGACATGCTTCGTTTTCCTTCCCAGCATATGTAACAACTTTATTCTGTGTGTTTTAATACTTTAAATTCTTTATCATGTCCTCAATTTTGAAATTGATagtaccttttaaaaatctgtcttgtcattttttgtttctttactcatacttttattacttttttccctttaaatatattaaacatacttTTTTATATTCTGTATCATAATTCCAATACCCAAAGTCCCTGTGGACTTaatctatttataatttatgcTCACTCATGGTGCCTTATTTGCTGTTGCCTTgtgttttggagtttttatttGTGAACTCCTATTTGAAGGAACTTTAGCTCTAGGGATTTTTTGAGGTCTGGATTTGAGAGCCTTTCACCAGGGAGGATTTGGGTTGGTTTCCCTCAAGGGCTTGGGGATACTACCAACCTGTGACTACTTTAAATTCTGGCcttaaagtttttgtttattgAGGAAGTGAGAATTTAGGCTATAAACCCCTGAGAGAACTAGTCTGTAAATTCCCAGGGGaaatttttttcccctgactCAGAACCAAGATTGAGATAGGGACATtttcttgctgtctctcttctcaGGATGGGTATTTTCTGGTTTACTCTTTCACTGAGAGTGGAGTCCTCCGGGGGATTCCGATCCAGCTGCTCTTTTTGCACAAGACCTAGGCTTTGTCTACTGTCCCCTGAGAAACCATTAAGATAGAAACTCTGTCACTGGGGATTGGCAGATGCCTCTACAGCAGCCACCAACTTCAGCCTTATGTTTTTGGATTCATTATTTTGCTTATTGTGTTTGAGCTGTTGTTTCGTAGTAGAGTGTTATATTGCTGGATGTCGTTATACTGTTGGATGGCTGTGCTCCCACACCCCACACTGTGAGCAAAGGCTTGGTGTAGGTCGTCACTGCTCTTttcccagagcccagccctgTGCCTAGAACACAGAacgtgatcaataaatatttattgactgtatGAAGGTGGAAAGATGTTAGGAATTCCCAGAAaggcatgaaaagaaaaaattgaggtAAGGACTAAAAACTGGCCATTGTATTTGTCAATTAGGTTGTTTTGAGAATAGATTTCATAAGTTAACAAGAGCAGAAGCTGAATTTCACTGATTGAAAAGTAAATAGGAGAGTGACAAAAAAGCACAGGGTGGTTGgattaaagaaaaagggaaaaaattttttagaatgacaaattcaaatatatttgcaGGTTAAGGAGAATGATTTTCTGACATGAAAGAAATTATaaaggacagagaagggacaatTGAGAGGGTACGGTATTCCAGGAGAGACAgatgggaggagggcagaggctcaAGTTAAAGCCTCTGTCCGGGGACCCTCTTCTTCAGCCAGGCCGGAAGATACCGTTGGGGTGTCCTCACAAGTTAGTTTAGAGCACAAAGGAGGAAGGCTGGGGAATATGGCGCTTGTTTGTCTATTTTCCTTTTGTGTTAGAATGCAAGGTGGTCTACAAAAGCAGAGGCTGGAACTAGAGAGAGGTGCCTGAGGAGAGCAGCTGTGGGAAATTCACAAGGCATCTGGCTCCCTGTGAGTTCTGCCAAGGGAAGGCTGGAAACCACACATGGGTACCAGTTCTGACTGGTGGTTAACTAATGCTCTCCCACTAACGCAGTAGCCAGCAACTGACCGggtgcgtgcga
The sequence above is drawn from the Desmodus rotundus isolate HL8 chromosome 12, HLdesRot8A.1, whole genome shotgun sequence genome and encodes:
- the MCL1 gene encoding induced myeloid leukemia cell differentiation protein Mcl-1 isoform X2 gives rise to the protein MFGFKRNAVIGLNLYCGGARLGAGSGGGGGTASPPGERHLAAGKEATARREAGGGEAGAVIGGSTGVSPPATLAPDPRRVARPSPIGAEGPSVTATPVRRLFAPARRAALPEEMEAPAADAIMSPEEELDGYEPEPLGKRPAVLPLLELVGEANNGSVTGGSLPSTPPPTEEEEEDELYRQSLEIISRYLREQATGAKDAKPMGGSAAASRKALETLRRVGDGVQRNHETAFQGWVCGVLPRRGPRRRHQKCAAGFCRCCWSRSWFGISNKIAL
- the MCL1 gene encoding induced myeloid leukemia cell differentiation protein Mcl-1 isoform X1 — its product is MFGFKRNAVIGLNLYCGGARLGAGSGGGGGTASPPGERHLAAGKEATARREAGGGEAGAVIGGSTGVSPPATLAPDPRRVARPSPIGAEGPSVTATPVRRLFAPARRAALPEEMEAPAADAIMSPEEELDGYEPEPLGKRPAVLPLLELVGEANNGSVTGGSLPSTPPPTEEEEEDELYRQSLEIISRYLREQATGAKDAKPMGGSAAASRKALETLRRVGDGVQRNHETAFQGMLRKLDIKNEDDVKSLSRVMVHVFSDGVTNWGRIVTLISFGAFVAKHLKSINQESCIEPLAESITDVLVRTKRDWLVKQRGWDGFVEFFHVEDLEGGIRNVLLAFAGVAGVGAGLAYLIR